CACGCCCCCGTTGACCAGTTCCGTCGCATGGCTGTGCCGGAGCTGATGAAGCGTGCAGGCCATATCTGCACGCCCGGCGTACCCCTGCCAGCGTTCCTGCACGCTCTGGTAGCGCAGGGGTCCCCCGCGACCGTTCTTAGTCGCCTGGAACAGCGGCCCGTGCGTGTACCCCAGTGTTCTCAGGTAACGCCGCAGGGCACTCACCAGCCTGGGATCATCCAGCAGCACTGTCCGCTTCCGACTTCCTTTCCCCAGCACAGTCAGGTGTTCATCCCCTCGCGTCAGGTCGAGGTCCTCCACATGCACCCCCAGTGCCTCCCCGATTCGCAGCCCCGTCTCGAAGACTAGGCGGAACAGCAGGGCGTCGCGCGTCTGTTCCGGGGGAATGACAGCGAAGATGCGCTCGATGTCTTCCCGCCTCAGCCCTCGTGGATGAGGGGGCGGCAGGCGGGGATGTTCCAGGTGAAGGGTGGGATCGCGGTCCAGCAGATGATGTTGCAGCGCCCAGCGGCAGAAGCGTTCCAGTGTCGTCTGCTTCCGGCTGCGCGTTGCGGACGCCCAGTGTGGATGAACCGTGAAGTAGGCCTCCAGAGCTTCTCTCTCCAGACCGTGCCCCGTTTCCCGCAACCAGTCGGTCAGGTGGCGCAGGTCCGCGCGGTAGGCGCGGACCGTCTGGGGGCTCCGGTGCAACTCGGCCAAAAACCGTTCCGCTTGGCTGTTCAGGGTGGTCGCGTCCACATCCCCCTCCGTTCCTGCGATAAGTGTAAAACGAGGGGCGTGATGCAGGAGAGCTGGAGCACTTGTTTCTCAGGGGTAACAAGGAAGGATGCTGTGATAAGGACAATTACATCAGGAATCTATGCCCGTTGAATTCCTCAGCGACGAACAGGCCGCGCGCTACGGGCGCTACCACACCGACCCCACTCCCGAGCAGCTCACCCGTTACTTCTACCTCAGCGAACAAGACCATGCCCTGATCGCGGGGCGTCGACGCGACCACAACAAGCTGGGCTTTGCCGTCCAACTCTGTACCCTGCGCTTCCTGGGCACGTTCCTCTCCGATCCTACGTTCGTTCCCGCGAGTGCCGTTCAGACCCTGGCCACCCAGCTTCACCTCGACTCCACGGTCTTTCCCGACTACCGGAGGCGAGTCAGCACCTGGTACGAGCACCAGACGGTTATCCTGACGTACACGCGACACCGCCCTTTCGACAATTTCCAGGCGTTCCGCTTGATTCGCTGGCTGTACGCTCAACTCGCCGTCAGCACCGTTCGCCCCAGTGTCCTGTTCGACCTGACGACCGCGCACCTCGTCTCCCAGCAGGTGGTGCTTCCCGGCGTGACGGTCCTGGCCCGCCTGATCGCTCGCGTGCGCGAGCGGGTCAGTCAGCAGACCTTTGAGGGCCTGACCCGCCGACTGACCCGCGAACAGCGGGCCAACCTCGAAGCTTTGCTGTGGCTGCCGGAAGGTCAGCGCCTGACGCTGCTGGAAGTGCTGCGCACTTCCCCCACCCGCGTGACATCCCCGGCACTTCACGCCGCAACTCAGCGCGTGGAGCAGATCCGGGCCGTGGGCGTCGGGGAGGTCAACGTGAATGACCTTCCCGAGTCCCGGCAGGCCCTCCTCGCCCGGCACGCTCAGACAGCCTGGGCACAGACCTTGCAACGGATGGGGGAGGAACGGCGGCTGGCGACCCTGCTGATCTTCGTCCAGCACCTGGAACGCACGGCGACCGATGATGTTCTGGACCTGTTCGATGCCCTGATGACCACCCTGGCCCTCAAGGGGGAAGCGAAGCGGCGGCAGGAACGCTGGCGCACCTTGAAGGACCTTGACCAGGCGGCCCTGGTGTTGCAGGACGCGGTGCGCGTCCTGCTCGACACAGACATCCCCGAGGGGGATATCCGCCAGGTCGTGTTTGGTCAAGTGGGTGAAACCCGGCTCCGCGAGGCCGTGTCCACCGTGTGGGAACTGGCCAGTGAGGACGACGATCCAGCACCGCAGGCCCTGAGCGGCTCTTACACGACGGTCCGGCGCTTCCTGCCCGCGCTGCTGAGCGTGATCGAGCTGGCCGGAACACCCAGTGCAAAACCCCTGCTGGACGCCTGGAAATTCCTCCAGCGGATGGAAGCGGGCGGGCGGGGCAAACCCAGGTGGAGTGAGGCCCCCCGAACGTTCGTGCCCAGGTCCTGGGAACGCCGGGTGTTTCCGCTCAGAGGTGAGGTCAATCATCAGGCCTACACCCTCTGCGTGCTGGAACGCCTGCAACAGGCGATCAAGCGCCGCGAGGTGTTCGCGCCGGGTGGCGAGCGGTACGCTGACCCCCGTTCAGACCTGTTGCAGGGCCCGGCCTGGGAAGCTGCACGGGACGATCTGTCCCGTGCCCTGAGCCGCTCCCTCGATCCGGGGATGGAACTGGAGCTGCTGCGCACCGAGCTGGGTGTTGCCTACCGTGAAGTTGAGGAGAACCTGACGCACAACACTGCACTAAACCTGGAGGTGCGGGAGGGCCACACGCGGGTGAACCTCACCCCTCTCGAAGCGCAGCCGGAACCGCTCACCCTGCTGCATCTGCGCGAGCAGGTGGGCCGGCGCCTGCCGCCGGTGGACCTGGCCGCGCTGCTTCTGGAAGTTCATACCTTCACCGGATTTGCAGGTGCGTTCACGCACCTGACCGACGGGAAGGCGCAGGTGCGGGATCTCCCTCTGAGTGTCTGCGCGGTTCTGCTCGCGCAGGCCTGCAATATCGGCCTGAAGGCCGTCGCCCGGGCAGAGCATCCGGCCCTGACCCTCTCACGTCTGTCGTGGGTGCAGCAGAACTACGTCCGAGCGGACACCATGACCGGCGCGAATGCTCGACTGGTGGATGCCCAGGCCGAGCTGCCGCTGGCACAGAGCTGGGGCGGTGGGGAGGTTGCTTCCGCCGATGGACTGCGCTTTGTGGTGCCCGTCCGTACGGTGAGTGCGGGTTGGAACAGTAAATACTTCGGTGCTCAGCGGGGCGTAACGTACTACAACTTCACCAGTGACCAGTTCACGGGCTTTCACGGCATCGTCGTGCCGGGGACGCTGCGGGATTCGCTGTTCATCCTGGCGGGTCTGCTGGAGCAGCAGACCCGGCTCGATCCCCGCGAGATCATGGCGGACACGCATGGGTACAGTGATGTGGTGTTCGGCCTGTTCACATTGCTGGGCTACCGGTTCAGTCCCCGCCTCGCTGATCTTGCAGATCAGCGGTTCTGGCGTCTGGAGAAGGACGCCGATTATGGTGCCCTGAACGACCTGAGCCGCCATGTGGTGAATGAGCGGCGGATCGCAGAACACTGGGAGGACATGCTGCGGCTGGCCGGGTCATTGAAGCTCGGCAAGGTGAAAGCGACGGCGGTGATGCGGACGCTTCAGCGGGGAGGGAGCCTCTCAGGGTTGGGGCGGGCGGTGGCGGAACTGGGCCGGGTCGAGAAGACCCTGTACCTGCTGGCCTACGTGCAGGACGAGGCGTACCGTCGGCGTATCCTGGTGCAGCTCAACCGTGGGGAGGGACGGCACGCGGTGGCGCGTGCCGTGTTTCACGGCCGCAAAGGGGAGTTGCGCCAGCGGTACCGGGAAGGGATGGAAGATCAGTTGGGCGCGCTCGGTCTGGTGGTCAACGCCATCGTGTTGTGGAACACGCGGTATATGGGGGTGGCACTGAGCGATCTGCAGCGGTCAGGGACGGTGGTGAACGACGAGGATGTGGCGCGGCTGTCCCCGTTGCTGCATGAGCATGTGAACATGCTCGGCCGGTATGATTTCACGCTCCCGGATGAGATCGCCAGCGGGCAGCTCAGGCCCCTGCGCGACCCGGACAGCTCCGAAGCCTTCCTCGCTCAGATCCCTTAGCGGGAACTTTTGTTCCAACTCTAGTGCGACCCCAATACGGTG
Above is a window of Deinococcus reticulitermitis DNA encoding:
- a CDS encoding tyrosine-type recombinase/integrase — protein: MDATTLNSQAERFLAELHRSPQTVRAYRADLRHLTDWLRETGHGLEREALEAYFTVHPHWASATRSRKQTTLERFCRWALQHHLLDRDPTLHLEHPRLPPPHPRGLRREDIERIFAVIPPEQTRDALLFRLVFETGLRIGEALGVHVEDLDLTRGDEHLTVLGKGSRKRTVLLDDPRLVSALRRYLRTLGYTHGPLFQATKNGRGGPLRYQSVQERWQGYAGRADMACTLHQLRHSHATELVNGGVSLATIRKRLGHQHIQTTLRYAEVSDSTADAELRRWRRQRH
- a CDS encoding Tn3 family transposase, with the protein product MPVEFLSDEQAARYGRYHTDPTPEQLTRYFYLSEQDHALIAGRRRDHNKLGFAVQLCTLRFLGTFLSDPTFVPASAVQTLATQLHLDSTVFPDYRRRVSTWYEHQTVILTYTRHRPFDNFQAFRLIRWLYAQLAVSTVRPSVLFDLTTAHLVSQQVVLPGVTVLARLIARVRERVSQQTFEGLTRRLTREQRANLEALLWLPEGQRLTLLEVLRTSPTRVTSPALHAATQRVEQIRAVGVGEVNVNDLPESRQALLARHAQTAWAQTLQRMGEERRLATLLIFVQHLERTATDDVLDLFDALMTTLALKGEAKRRQERWRTLKDLDQAALVLQDAVRVLLDTDIPEGDIRQVVFGQVGETRLREAVSTVWELASEDDDPAPQALSGSYTTVRRFLPALLSVIELAGTPSAKPLLDAWKFLQRMEAGGRGKPRWSEAPRTFVPRSWERRVFPLRGEVNHQAYTLCVLERLQQAIKRREVFAPGGERYADPRSDLLQGPAWEAARDDLSRALSRSLDPGMELELLRTELGVAYREVEENLTHNTALNLEVREGHTRVNLTPLEAQPEPLTLLHLREQVGRRLPPVDLAALLLEVHTFTGFAGAFTHLTDGKAQVRDLPLSVCAVLLAQACNIGLKAVARAEHPALTLSRLSWVQQNYVRADTMTGANARLVDAQAELPLAQSWGGGEVASADGLRFVVPVRTVSAGWNSKYFGAQRGVTYYNFTSDQFTGFHGIVVPGTLRDSLFILAGLLEQQTRLDPREIMADTHGYSDVVFGLFTLLGYRFSPRLADLADQRFWRLEKDADYGALNDLSRHVVNERRIAEHWEDMLRLAGSLKLGKVKATAVMRTLQRGGSLSGLGRAVAELGRVEKTLYLLAYVQDEAYRRRILVQLNRGEGRHAVARAVFHGRKGELRQRYREGMEDQLGALGLVVNAIVLWNTRYMGVALSDLQRSGTVVNDEDVARLSPLLHEHVNMLGRYDFTLPDEIASGQLRPLRDPDSSEAFLAQIP